The following are encoded together in the Acidobacteriota bacterium genome:
- the trxB gene encoding thioredoxin-disulfide reductase — MSDRVEKLVIVGSGPAGHTAAIYSARADLSPLMFEGFMAGGVAAGGQLTTTNDVENYPGFPEGINGPEMMDLFRQQSLRFGTRILTETVEKVDLSRRPFRVTASSGETLTETLIVATGATARRLGIPGEELFWQQGISACAVCDGALPIFRNKVLMVIGGGDTAVEEATHLTKFGTEVIVVHRRDTLRASKIMQQRLLSHPKIRMRWDSVAEEALGDDALKSVRIRNVRSNATDVVEVEGLFYAIGHLPNTGFLDGQLELDDTGYIVTTPGTTRTSVEGVFAAGDVQDKVWRQAVTAAGTGCMAALEAERFLTEKA, encoded by the coding sequence GTGTCAGATCGAGTCGAAAAACTAGTGATTGTGGGGTCGGGGCCGGCTGGGCATACGGCTGCCATCTATTCGGCGCGTGCCGATCTCTCCCCCCTGATGTTCGAGGGATTCATGGCGGGCGGCGTGGCGGCCGGAGGTCAACTGACCACCACCAACGATGTAGAAAACTATCCGGGCTTCCCCGAGGGCATTAACGGGCCGGAGATGATGGACCTGTTCCGTCAACAGTCGCTGCGCTTCGGCACCCGAATTCTGACGGAGACGGTGGAGAAGGTGGATCTGAGCCGGCGCCCCTTCCGGGTGACGGCCTCCAGTGGGGAAACCCTGACCGAGACCTTGATCGTGGCTACGGGCGCTACGGCGCGGCGGCTGGGCATCCCCGGGGAAGAGCTTTTCTGGCAGCAGGGCATTTCCGCCTGCGCCGTTTGTGACGGTGCCCTCCCCATATTCCGCAACAAGGTATTGATGGTCATCGGCGGCGGCGATACCGCGGTAGAGGAGGCGACTCATCTGACCAAGTTCGGGACCGAAGTCATCGTGGTTCACCGCAGGGACACCTTGAGAGCCTCCAAGATCATGCAGCAGCGGCTCCTTTCCCACCCCAAGATACGGATGCGCTGGGACTCGGTAGCGGAAGAGGCCCTGGGTGACGACGCGCTCAAGAGCGTTCGCATCCGCAACGTCAGGTCGAATGCAACCGATGTGGTAGAGGTCGAGGGACTCTTTTATGCCATCGGCCACCTTCCCAACACGGGCTTTCTGGACGGACAACTCGAGCTGGACGACACCGGCTACATCGTGACTACCCCGGGGACCACCCGCACCTCTGTGGAGGGTGTTTTTGCCGCCGGCGACGTCCAGGACAAGGTGTGGCGCCAGGCCGTGACCGCCGCCGGAACCGGATGCATGGCGGCGCTGGAGGCCGAGCGCTTCCTGACGGAAAAGGCCTGA